A section of the Mesobacillus jeotgali genome encodes:
- a CDS encoding DMT family transporter translates to MGPILLGVLASFFFAFTFVLNQSMELSGGSWIWSASLRYIFMVPFLVAIVAIRKNLKPLIHTLFRNPYPWLLWSFVGFVLFYAPLTYAAAFSPGWLIAGTWQITIISGAFLSPLFFETKQTNEGTVSVRGKIPFKGLGMSVVILLGIMLMQFEHARHISVGMVLLGVIPVLIASFAYPLGNRKMMEITNGSLDVFQRVLGMTLASLPFWIILALYGYVTEGAPSMSQSIQSLLVAITSGVIATLLFFKATDLVRGNMTRLAAVEATQSMEVLFALAGEFFILSMPFPAPLSWLGIIAIMVGMALHSYSTIRSRDEEFKASA, encoded by the coding sequence ATGGGTCCAATCTTATTAGGAGTTTTAGCTTCTTTCTTTTTTGCATTTACTTTTGTCTTGAATCAGTCAATGGAATTATCAGGCGGAAGCTGGATATGGAGTGCGTCATTAAGGTATATATTCATGGTCCCGTTTCTAGTGGCAATAGTTGCGATTAGGAAGAACTTAAAACCTTTAATCCACACACTATTTCGTAATCCATACCCATGGCTGCTATGGAGTTTTGTTGGTTTTGTCCTCTTTTACGCACCGCTTACTTATGCTGCTGCTTTTTCACCCGGATGGCTCATTGCAGGAACATGGCAAATAACGATTATTTCCGGTGCTTTTCTTAGTCCCTTGTTTTTTGAGACCAAACAGACTAATGAGGGCACAGTATCTGTTCGAGGAAAAATACCTTTTAAGGGACTTGGAATGTCGGTTGTCATATTATTGGGCATCATGCTTATGCAATTTGAACATGCAAGGCACATATCAGTCGGCATGGTTTTGCTTGGAGTCATCCCGGTCTTGATTGCATCATTTGCTTATCCATTAGGAAATAGAAAAATGATGGAGATAACGAATGGCAGTCTTGATGTCTTTCAGCGTGTTCTAGGCATGACACTGGCCAGCCTGCCATTTTGGATCATTCTGGCTTTATATGGTTATGTGACAGAGGGTGCTCCATCAATGAGCCAAAGTATTCAATCTCTTTTGGTAGCTATTACTTCAGGTGTGATCGCAACTTTATTGTTTTTCAAGGCGACGGATTTAGTCAGGGGGAACATGACTAGGCTTGCTGCGGTTGAGGCAACCCAGTCAATGGAGGTCCTCTTCGCTTTAGCAGGCGAATTTTTCATCTTATCCATGCCCTTTCCAGCACCCTTATCATGGCTCGGCATCATAGCCATCATGGTTGGAATGGCACTTCACAGTTACTCAACTATTAGAAGCAGGGATGAGGAATTTAAGGCAAGTGCATAG
- a CDS encoding RDD family protein, with product MNRPAGFWVRFGAAILDALIIGVPLSVISYFITGNAEDNTFTSTLNLLYTVLVPVLWSGYTIGKKIVGVRIAKVNGEKLGYGTMLMRTIVAGLVYILTLGIGIIVSAFMVGLRQDKRAIHDFIAGTYVTYDKPNQINYEQ from the coding sequence TTGAACAGACCAGCAGGATTTTGGGTAAGATTTGGTGCTGCAATTTTGGACGCATTAATCATCGGGGTACCACTCTCGGTCATCAGCTACTTTATAACAGGTAATGCAGAAGATAACACATTTACTTCGACATTGAATCTGTTATACACAGTACTTGTTCCTGTTTTATGGTCAGGTTATACCATAGGAAAGAAAATTGTCGGTGTGAGAATTGCCAAGGTCAACGGGGAAAAACTTGGCTATGGAACAATGCTCATGCGTACAATTGTCGCTGGACTTGTTTATATTTTGACATTAGGGATTGGTATTATCGTCAGCGCGTTCATGGTGGGACTGCGTCAGGATAAGCGAGCGATTCATGATTTTATTGCAGGAACGTATGTAACATATGATAAACCAAATCAAATAAACTATGAACAGTAA
- a CDS encoding FUSC family protein, translating to MITLGPRVLKTGVAVALALYITTWLGLEPPVFAAIAATFTIQPSIYRSWKQVLEQFQANSLGAIIAVASIYLFGNNPIVIGLVTVVVIIIGLKLKMESSISLTLITVLVMMSSQEFEGIIAAANKFVIVLVGMGSAFLVNLAVSPPNFNKNFNEKMDSSFKTLSLLMRTAISNELTEKTFQTQWNQLRKDIVKLEELYKILDEEREKISKVKPLDVRELVVFKQMLSCLRHGLRLLDIVEDHFFQSRPQQEETNQFDDQLEELIQYHEMILLKYSGKVKELQVERIVHSSGVFLESIMEDKSMERSDRLRLAIIGAAIYDYAFHLDRLNDLVEQYLKRKQDI from the coding sequence ATGATTACCCTTGGTCCAAGAGTATTAAAAACAGGTGTCGCAGTAGCGCTCGCCTTATACATAACAACATGGCTGGGATTAGAGCCGCCAGTCTTTGCTGCAATCGCAGCCACCTTTACGATACAGCCGTCGATTTATAGGTCCTGGAAACAAGTATTAGAACAGTTTCAGGCCAATTCGCTCGGTGCTATCATTGCCGTAGCCTCTATTTATTTATTTGGGAATAATCCTATTGTCATCGGTCTCGTGACAGTTGTCGTGATTATCATTGGCCTGAAGCTTAAAATGGAAAGTTCCATATCCTTAACTCTTATTACGGTGTTGGTCATGATGAGTTCCCAAGAATTCGAGGGGATTATTGCAGCTGCCAACAAGTTTGTAATCGTCCTTGTAGGAATGGGTTCTGCTTTTCTAGTAAACCTTGCTGTGTCACCGCCAAATTTCAATAAAAATTTCAATGAGAAAATGGATAGCAGTTTTAAAACATTATCATTGCTTATGCGGACTGCTATATCCAATGAACTTACCGAAAAAACCTTTCAAACTCAATGGAATCAACTGCGGAAAGATATTGTCAAGTTAGAAGAGCTTTACAAAATACTCGATGAGGAAAGAGAGAAAATATCAAAAGTGAAACCCCTGGATGTCAGGGAGCTGGTAGTGTTTAAACAAATGCTTTCCTGTCTGCGCCATGGATTAAGGCTGCTGGATATCGTCGAGGACCATTTCTTCCAGAGCCGGCCGCAGCAGGAAGAAACCAATCAATTTGATGACCAATTAGAGGAACTGATTCAATATCATGAAATGATATTGCTGAAATATTCAGGCAAAGTTAAGGAACTTCAAGTGGAACGTATTGTCCATTCCAGCGGTGTTTTTCTTGAGTCAATCATGGAGGATAAGTCAATGGAACGTAGCGACAGGCTGCGCCTTGCGATCATAGGAGCAGCTATATATGACTACGCGTTTCATCTGGACAGGCTGAATGACTTAGTCGAACAGTATCTTAAAAGAAAACAAGACATTTAA
- a CDS encoding glycosyl hydrolase family 28-related protein, which yields MITLNRNHDPRKNAELISQISKKNLKIDEMVRETNELFREASEDYGEIINNSNQGISSFFNNFGANLRRIFQTKSAFDNQVQYDTIVDKNGNVYPEWMGKLNEEYKHLIRELNREVNIEDFGAIGDGKTDCTEAFRMALRHGRVKVHVPEGIFIVREIKLPSFTSLLGAGKGKTIIKLHDSAPKGKRIITNKNHRTGNRNIYVSGMTLDWNVGRLGNVEKTSTWGNHSSCLLYANVKYGWVKNVEGINPGLHCFDISSPLYNYYGDGYRARGGSQYIWLDNLIGYGFGDDGITTHHSDNIFISNCHMSDPSGRAHKKGFSNSNGIEIDDGSRNVWLLNNSSARCFGGVEIKAHHTSSAANNVVIIGHLSVNDNRSYNFRHIGHHKENDPESKTAINIMAANIISIYPVHSELYANSSPRAMVVSAYKNVAVNNFTAIGDPSYEYNGEPAIAIQYRARNVIFKNVELRGFTTAGVDIKVFGGNNHADNIKIRNVVATHSAPKAIEIGNGVEKSAVEKVFAEGINGKTVVKIADSKAIVKDIQSKGFKQNISSHPITKNFV from the coding sequence ATGATCACATTAAATCGAAATCATGACCCGAGGAAAAATGCTGAGCTTATTTCACAAATATCGAAAAAAAACCTAAAAATAGATGAAATGGTCAGAGAAACTAATGAGTTATTCAGAGAAGCGAGCGAGGATTACGGCGAGATTATAAATAATTCAAACCAAGGTATATCTTCTTTTTTTAATAATTTTGGAGCCAATTTACGGAGAATTTTTCAAACTAAATCTGCTTTCGATAACCAAGTTCAATATGATACCATCGTTGATAAAAATGGAAATGTATATCCAGAATGGATGGGGAAATTGAATGAGGAGTATAAACATCTTATAAGAGAGCTGAATCGAGAAGTCAATATTGAAGATTTCGGAGCTATAGGAGATGGAAAGACAGATTGTACCGAAGCTTTCAGAATGGCTCTTCGTCATGGACGTGTAAAAGTTCATGTTCCGGAAGGGATATTTATCGTGAGAGAGATAAAACTTCCTTCCTTCACCAGCCTGCTAGGCGCGGGAAAAGGCAAAACGATCATCAAGCTCCATGATTCTGCCCCTAAAGGAAAAAGGATTATAACCAATAAAAATCACCGAACGGGAAACCGTAATATTTATGTTAGCGGAATGACGCTGGACTGGAACGTTGGCCGGTTGGGAAATGTGGAAAAAACAAGCACCTGGGGTAATCATTCCAGCTGCCTGTTGTATGCTAATGTAAAATACGGCTGGGTAAAAAATGTAGAGGGTATCAACCCGGGGCTTCATTGCTTTGATATATCGTCACCTCTATATAATTACTATGGAGATGGTTACCGTGCTCGCGGAGGCAGTCAATATATCTGGCTGGATAATCTCATTGGATATGGTTTCGGGGATGACGGTATTACCACTCATCATAGCGATAATATATTCATTTCAAACTGCCATATGAGTGATCCAAGTGGACGAGCCCATAAAAAAGGTTTTTCTAACTCCAACGGAATCGAAATAGATGATGGTTCACGGAATGTATGGTTATTGAACAACTCATCTGCAAGATGTTTTGGCGGCGTTGAAATCAAGGCTCACCACACTTCTTCAGCAGCTAATAATGTTGTCATAATAGGGCATCTTTCGGTTAACGACAATCGGTCGTATAATTTTCGGCATATAGGCCATCACAAGGAGAATGATCCGGAATCGAAAACAGCCATCAATATAATGGCAGCCAATATAATCTCTATTTACCCTGTCCATTCAGAACTATATGCCAACTCCTCACCCAGAGCAATGGTTGTGTCTGCCTATAAAAACGTAGCCGTTAACAATTTTACGGCAATCGGTGACCCATCATATGAATATAACGGCGAACCCGCAATAGCAATCCAGTACCGTGCCCGTAATGTCATATTCAAAAATGTAGAACTAAGAGGCTTTACAACCGCAGGTGTGGACATCAAAGTTTTCGGAGGGAACAACCACGCTGATAATATTAAAATTCGAAATGTGGTGGCAACACATTCGGCTCCTAAAGCAATAGAAATTGGGAATGGTGTGGAAAAATCGGCAGTGGAAAAGGTTTTTGCCGAAGGAATAAATGGCAAGACGGTCGTAAAGATCGCGGATAGTAAAGCCATCGTGAAGGACATTCAATCAAAGGGTTTTAAGCAAAATATATCAAGCCACCCCATAACCAAGAACTTTGTATGA
- a CDS encoding Cof-type HAD-IIB family hydrolase, which yields MGLKRKELDIKLIALDMDGTLLNGQHEVSEKNRRAIKEAEKKGLAVVLSTGRSLKTARDYVLSLELSSYLVTVNGGEIWGPNGELIDINPVETNHIQWMYDLSRKHKTGYWATSSEDVWRNKMPEDLSSQKWLKFGFYIEEDDIRESILKELRNKGLFEISNSSLKNIEVNALGINKAKGLQKVCSLLGISMENVMAVGDSLNDIAMITEAGLGIAMGNAQETVKEAADDITGTNDESGVAQAIQKWVLS from the coding sequence ATGGGTTTGAAAAGAAAAGAACTGGATATCAAACTAATTGCACTCGATATGGACGGAACGCTCCTGAATGGGCAACACGAGGTTTCAGAAAAAAACAGACGGGCAATTAAGGAAGCAGAAAAAAAAGGCTTGGCTGTGGTTCTCAGTACAGGCAGGAGTCTTAAAACAGCAAGGGATTATGTCTTATCCCTGGAGTTGTCTTCATATCTCGTGACTGTAAACGGCGGGGAAATCTGGGGGCCAAACGGTGAGCTGATTGATATTAATCCCGTGGAAACGAACCATATACAGTGGATGTATGATCTTTCCAGGAAACATAAGACTGGATATTGGGCTACTAGCAGTGAAGACGTTTGGCGAAATAAAATGCCTGAGGATTTGTCTTCACAAAAATGGCTGAAATTTGGTTTTTATATCGAAGAGGATGATATTAGAGAAAGTATATTGAAAGAGTTAAGAAATAAAGGTTTATTTGAAATAAGCAATTCCAGTCTGAAAAATATTGAAGTCAATGCCTTAGGGATTAATAAGGCAAAAGGCTTGCAAAAAGTGTGCAGCCTGCTGGGGATTTCAATGGAAAACGTGATGGCTGTTGGGGACAGCCTGAATGATATTGCCATGATTACTGAGGCAGGATTGGGAATCGCAATGGGAAATGCACAGGAGACTGTCAAGGAAGCGGCAGACGATATTACAGGTACGAACGATGAAAGTGGAGTGGCACAGGCCATTCAAAAATGGGTGCTATCTTGA
- a CDS encoding STAS domain-containing protein, with the protein MDPTAVVASELQQNAKTIAKEMVGSILEIISVEIPKQEVDQAIIVYTEYLRFLGDSIRNGDETPSQGLIEWSKENGEREAARGGMISDILLRYPPTRLVFIDKMAEISLKNGVDTKDLIRINKKVNNMLDISINETVFAFERQASKLMKEVQDEVDILSAPVVPVQENVAVLPLVGKMDHDRARLIMERAIPLVAQQKVQSLIIDFSGIVSIDAAIARHIFDIHNVLRLLGVDSFATGMRPELAQAAVEGGVDFSRINTFATVKQAIDTINGKN; encoded by the coding sequence GTGGATCCAACAGCTGTGGTAGCAAGTGAATTACAACAAAATGCCAAAACCATCGCAAAGGAAATGGTAGGTTCGATACTTGAAATAATTAGTGTCGAGATACCGAAACAGGAAGTTGACCAGGCAATTATTGTTTATACTGAATATCTCAGATTTCTTGGAGACTCTATTAGGAATGGTGATGAAACTCCGTCACAAGGATTGATTGAATGGAGCAAGGAAAATGGAGAGCGGGAAGCTGCTAGAGGCGGAATGATTTCTGACATCCTGCTCCGGTACCCTCCCACAAGATTAGTGTTCATTGATAAGATGGCGGAGATCAGTCTTAAAAATGGCGTGGATACAAAAGATTTAATCAGGATCAATAAAAAAGTAAACAATATGCTTGATATCAGCATAAATGAAACGGTGTTTGCTTTTGAAAGACAAGCGTCGAAACTGATGAAGGAAGTTCAGGATGAAGTCGATATTTTATCGGCACCAGTTGTTCCGGTTCAGGAAAACGTGGCGGTATTGCCATTAGTTGGAAAAATGGACCATGATCGAGCAAGGCTGATTATGGAACGTGCAATCCCTCTTGTTGCACAGCAGAAGGTTCAATCATTAATCATTGACTTTTCAGGAATCGTATCAATCGATGCTGCGATTGCCAGGCATATTTTCGATATTCATAATGTTTTGCGCCTGTTGGGAGTGGACTCATTTGCTACCGGCATGAGGCCTGAACTTGCACAGGCTGCTGTGGAAGGTGGAGTGGACTTTTCGAGAATCAATACCTTCGCTACAGTGAAACAGGCAATTGATACAATCAATGGCAAAAATTAA
- a CDS encoding YwbE family protein: MSHNKDGKNRNDIKPGLNVNIVLKADQRIGKLTQGIVKDILTNSGTHPHGIKVRLEDGQVGRVKEILE; this comes from the coding sequence GTGTCACACAATAAAGATGGCAAAAACAGAAATGATATCAAGCCTGGTCTGAACGTAAATATTGTCCTTAAAGCTGACCAGAGAATAGGGAAACTTACTCAGGGGATCGTTAAAGATATCCTTACCAATTCAGGCACACATCCCCACGGAATCAAAGTTAGGCTGGAGGACGGCCAGGTCGGGCGTGTAAAAGAAATTCTGGAGTAG
- a CDS encoding cation:proton antiporter, whose translation MLFLIGMIGIKLIKIPDILLYILLGLVLSFVIKESKVIEVAGEIGLVLLFFILGMKFPIDRLVSNSARVWKGGVLDAALGILVTAVISFLFGLDWISSLIVGGIVYATSSSITAKLLDDKNRTGNTESEFMLLILVFEDLIAPILVTVLIGLSGKGMSVGDFLFILLKIFLLAGVAVFFAKIVFKKAESILKEINQDDIFIVLITGIALTFGGIAMMLGLSEVIGAFLAGMMLSELTIKDKVEKAVLPVRNIFLPFFFLNFGLHIKLTNDIPYLGLLIVLVLWSLIHKLIVGYVGGQWYGLSRSDSLKAGLSLTQRGEFSVIIAALATGELKVFASIYILVIAFIGTILFQLAPRLNSFIVEKVKEKTS comes from the coding sequence GTGCTTTTTTTAATTGGAATGATCGGCATCAAGTTGATCAAGATTCCAGATATATTATTATATATTTTACTTGGACTGGTTTTATCCTTTGTTATTAAAGAATCTAAAGTGATTGAGGTAGCGGGGGAAATTGGTTTAGTGCTGTTGTTCTTTATTCTCGGCATGAAATTTCCGATAGACAGGTTAGTTTCAAATAGTGCCAGGGTATGGAAAGGCGGAGTGCTGGATGCAGCCCTTGGGATTTTAGTTACTGCAGTTATTAGCTTTTTGTTTGGCCTGGATTGGATTTCATCATTGATTGTTGGCGGGATAGTCTATGCTACGAGTTCTTCAATCACGGCAAAGTTGCTCGATGACAAGAACAGGACCGGAAATACAGAATCCGAATTCATGCTGCTTATCCTTGTTTTTGAAGATTTAATTGCTCCTATCCTTGTAACTGTATTGATTGGGCTTTCTGGGAAGGGGATGTCAGTCGGGGATTTTTTATTCATCCTCTTAAAAATTTTCCTTCTCGCTGGGGTCGCCGTGTTCTTTGCAAAAATTGTATTTAAGAAGGCAGAATCCATTCTCAAAGAGATTAACCAGGATGATATTTTTATCGTTTTGATTACCGGTATTGCACTCACATTCGGAGGCATTGCCATGATGCTGGGACTATCAGAAGTAATCGGTGCATTCCTTGCTGGAATGATGCTCTCTGAGTTGACGATAAAGGATAAGGTCGAAAAAGCGGTATTGCCAGTAAGGAATATTTTCCTCCCATTTTTCTTCCTGAATTTCGGTCTTCACATTAAATTGACAAACGATATACCATATTTAGGATTATTAATAGTACTCGTATTGTGGTCATTGATCCATAAGTTGATTGTTGGATATGTTGGAGGGCAGTGGTATGGCCTGTCAAGAAGCGATTCATTAAAAGCAGGATTGTCACTGACCCAGCGCGGCGAGTTTTCTGTAATCATAGCAGCACTTGCAACTGGTGAATTAAAGGTGTTTGCCAGCATTTACATTTTAGTGATTGCTTTTATTGGTACGATCCTTTTCCAGCTGGCGCCAAGATTGAATTCATTTATCGTTGAGAAAGTGAAAGAAAAAACTAGTTAA